In a genomic window of Actinomadura rubteroloni:
- a CDS encoding ATP-binding protein: MIVDQAHAVAVPAADGPRRRRHPDADHSAPAAPRTPVSWSAPVPEPGLRGYWPAPHTGTPETARLVLAGEAEAPHEARAFTSTTLAAWDLTAVSDDAVTAVSELVTNALRHGLRDLAPGAGRRLQLVLLRHPRRLVAVVTDPGSGRPEPVLPAEDVFAESGRGLLVVGAVSSAWGWAPLGSGGKAVWAAFDVPAAS; this comes from the coding sequence ATGATCGTTGACCAGGCACACGCCGTCGCCGTCCCCGCAGCCGACGGTCCGCGGCGGCGCCGGCATCCCGACGCCGACCACTCCGCGCCCGCCGCGCCCCGCACCCCGGTCTCCTGGAGCGCGCCCGTACCCGAGCCCGGCCTGCGCGGCTACTGGCCCGCCCCGCACACCGGCACGCCCGAGACCGCCCGGCTCGTCCTCGCGGGCGAGGCGGAGGCGCCGCACGAAGCCCGTGCGTTCACGTCCACGACTCTGGCCGCGTGGGACCTCACCGCGGTCTCCGACGACGCCGTCACGGCCGTCTCCGAGCTGGTCACCAACGCGCTGCGGCACGGCCTGCGCGACCTCGCCCCGGGGGCCGGACGGCGCCTGCAGCTCGTCCTGCTGCGCCACCCGCGGCGGCTCGTCGCGGTCGTCACCGATCCCGGGTCCGGCCGGCCCGAGCCGGTCCTGCCGGCCGAGGACGTCTTCGCCGAGAGCGGGCGCGGCCTGCTCGTCGTCGGCGCCGTCAGCTCCGCCTGGGGCTGGGCGCCGCTCGGCAGCGGCGGCAAGGCGGTCTGGGCCGCGTTCGACGTGCCCGCCGCGTCCTGA
- a CDS encoding ribonuclease HI gives MTTTTMSLHRFESGLLLLPPRTADRARRMRAAATRAQACPTCAAARTSLDLCFIAARYNDPAWVETALAEAEHHVDSGRHHPRCPQSPERPPARPAPRAGHHGSLAEWARRPGPTVAATDASCKNRRCGLGYVVSDGRWGMHGCVSGPGEPAGPGNVLVSELKAVALLLDRLEDDGPLTLLVDSLAALRLLRRWRSGDVEPMPKGYAPHDRRSGGPALVRLAESVAARPRLGLHHVKGHAGHPLNETADSLASIARRRLTTAFDATTRAEELVRAFLADWHDHAAHHSPAA, from the coding sequence ATGACTACGACGACGATGTCGCTCCATCGGTTCGAGTCGGGCCTCCTCCTGCTGCCGCCCCGGACCGCCGACCGCGCCCGGCGGATGCGCGCCGCCGCCACCCGGGCGCAGGCGTGCCCCACCTGCGCGGCCGCGCGCACCTCCCTGGACCTGTGCTTCATCGCCGCCCGGTACAACGACCCCGCCTGGGTCGAGACGGCGCTGGCGGAGGCCGAGCACCACGTCGATTCCGGGCGGCACCATCCGCGCTGCCCGCAGTCGCCCGAACGGCCTCCGGCCCGTCCGGCGCCGCGCGCGGGCCACCACGGGAGCCTCGCCGAGTGGGCGCGGCGGCCCGGACCGACGGTCGCGGCGACGGACGCGTCCTGCAAGAACCGGCGCTGCGGGCTCGGCTACGTGGTCAGCGACGGCCGCTGGGGGATGCACGGCTGCGTGTCGGGTCCCGGCGAGCCGGCCGGGCCCGGGAACGTCCTCGTCAGCGAGCTCAAGGCCGTCGCGCTGCTCCTGGACCGCCTGGAGGACGACGGCCCGCTGACGCTCCTCGTGGACAGCCTCGCCGCGCTGCGCCTGCTGCGCCGGTGGCGGTCGGGCGACGTCGAACCGATGCCGAAGGGCTACGCCCCGCACGACCGCCGCTCGGGCGGGCCCGCGCTCGTCCGACTGGCCGAATCCGTCGCGGCGCGCCCCCGCCTCGGCCTCCACCACGTCAAGGGCCATGCCGGGCACCCCCTCAACGAGACGGCCGACTCCCTGGCCTCGATCGCCCGCCGCCGCCTTACCACCGCGTTCGACGCGACGACGCGCGCCGAGGAACTCGTCCGCGCCTTCCTCGCCGACTGGCACGACCACGCCGCCCACCACTCCCCCGCCGCCTGA
- a CDS encoding DHA2 family efflux MFS transporter permease subunit produces the protein MDGPPSEAAGGGGLDRGVLAVAMVVVLGAIMSILDVTVVNVALKHLTEDLDASLEKIQWVATGYTLALATVIPVTGWASARFGTKRLYMISIGLFVIGSALAGLAWNAESLILFRVLQGLGGGMIMPAGMTILTQAAGPKRVGQVMSIVGIPMLLGPILGPILGGWLVDDVSWRWIFYINVPIGAVALVLSARILKRDQAQPAERLDFIGLLLLSPGLAALIYGLATGAAKNDFGRTDVLITAIGGAVLVIAFVAHALRPSNENPLIDLRLFRRRAVASASGTLVLFACSVFGAMLILPLYFQQVRGESAMASGLLLAPQGFGAMVTMPAGGKLTDRIGARKVVIAGLVLSILGAAGFATQIKPDASYWLIGAALFVMGLGMGMTMMPTMSAAMQTLSHAEVPRASTGLNILQQVAASIGTAFIAVLLTNQLKSEGLGGGGGGEGGGQTLPTNLPADVLQGILKKMSDAFQHTYWWSLVLLVVAFVPAVLMPRHRVDPSATDAGPVEKQHVPMH, from the coding sequence ATGGACGGCCCACCCTCCGAGGCCGCCGGCGGCGGAGGACTCGATCGCGGCGTGCTCGCCGTGGCGATGGTGGTCGTGCTCGGCGCGATCATGTCCATTCTCGACGTGACGGTCGTCAACGTCGCCCTCAAGCACCTCACCGAGGACCTCGACGCCTCGCTGGAGAAGATCCAGTGGGTCGCCACCGGGTACACGCTCGCGCTCGCGACCGTCATCCCGGTGACCGGCTGGGCGTCGGCCCGGTTCGGCACCAAGCGCCTCTACATGATCTCGATCGGCCTGTTCGTGATCGGTTCGGCACTGGCGGGCCTGGCCTGGAACGCCGAGTCGCTGATCCTGTTCCGCGTCCTGCAGGGCCTGGGCGGCGGCATGATCATGCCGGCGGGCATGACGATCCTGACGCAGGCGGCGGGTCCGAAGCGCGTCGGTCAGGTCATGAGCATCGTCGGCATCCCGATGCTGCTCGGCCCGATCCTCGGCCCGATCCTCGGCGGCTGGCTCGTCGACGACGTGTCCTGGCGCTGGATCTTCTACATCAACGTGCCGATCGGCGCGGTGGCGCTCGTGCTGTCCGCGCGGATCCTCAAGCGCGACCAGGCCCAGCCCGCCGAGCGGCTGGACTTCATCGGGCTGCTGCTGCTGTCCCCGGGCCTCGCGGCCCTGATCTACGGGCTGGCGACCGGCGCGGCCAAGAACGACTTCGGCCGCACGGACGTCCTGATCACCGCGATCGGCGGCGCCGTGCTGGTCATCGCGTTCGTCGCCCACGCGCTGCGGCCGAGCAACGAGAACCCGCTGATCGACCTGCGGCTGTTCCGCCGCCGCGCGGTCGCGTCGGCGTCCGGCACGCTCGTGCTGTTCGCGTGCTCGGTCTTCGGCGCGATGCTGATCCTGCCGCTGTACTTCCAGCAGGTGCGCGGCGAGTCGGCGATGGCGTCCGGTCTGCTGCTGGCCCCGCAGGGCTTCGGCGCGATGGTGACGATGCCGGCCGGCGGCAAGCTCACCGACCGCATCGGCGCGCGCAAGGTCGTCATCGCGGGCCTCGTGCTCAGCATCCTCGGCGCGGCGGGCTTCGCCACCCAGATCAAGCCGGACGCGTCGTACTGGCTGATCGGCGCCGCTCTGTTCGTCATGGGCCTCGGCATGGGCATGACCATGATGCCGACGATGTCCGCGGCGATGCAGACGCTGTCGCACGCGGAGGTCCCGCGGGCGAGCACCGGACTGAACATCCTGCAGCAGGTCGCCGCGTCCATCGGCACCGCGTTCATCGCGGTCCTGCTGACGAACCAGCTCAAGAGCGAGGGCCTCGGCGGGGGCGGCGGCGGTGAGGGCGGCGGGCAGACCCTGCCGACCAACCTCCCGGCGGACGTCCTGCAGGGCATCCTCAAGAAGATGTCCGACGCGTTCCAGCACACCTACTGGTGGTCGCTGGTGCTGCTGGTCGTCGCGTTCGTCCCGGCGGTGCTCATGCCGCGCCACCGGGTGGACCCGTCGGCGACCGACGCCGGCCCGGTCGAGAAGCAGCACGTGCCGATGCACTGA
- a CDS encoding nucleotide pyrophosphohydrolase gives MREIEEFAARLREFGAERDWERFHTPKNLAMALAGEAGELVAEFQWLTPEQSERLAEDPAAFARVRAEIGDVFAYLTRLADRLGIDLLEAANAKFDEVERRYDAASYRGTARKAPPL, from the coding sequence ATGCGCGAGATCGAGGAGTTCGCCGCCCGGCTGCGGGAGTTCGGCGCGGAGCGGGACTGGGAGCGGTTCCACACGCCGAAGAACCTGGCGATGGCGCTGGCCGGGGAGGCGGGCGAGTTGGTCGCCGAGTTCCAGTGGCTCACGCCCGAGCAGAGTGAGCGGCTCGCCGAGGATCCGGCGGCTTTCGCCCGCGTCCGGGCGGAGATCGGCGACGTGTTCGCCTATCTGACGCGGCTGGCGGACCGGCTCGGCATCGACCTGCTGGAGGCTGCGAACGCCAAGTTCGATGAGGTCGAGCGTCGTTACGACGCCGCCTCCTACCGGGGGACCGCTCGCAAGGCGCCGCCTCTGTGA
- a CDS encoding SGNH/GDSL hydrolase family protein, producing the protein MRRSRLCQAAAGTAAVLAASLAAPVQARAAGPDYVALGDSYSSGTGAGSYDPASGDCQRSANAYPRRWAAAHAHSSFAFAACSGATTATVASGQLGSLAAKTDLVSITVGGNDAGFARVMQTCVLQSATSCQNAVAGARTFAEQTLPGRLDGLFAAIRRRSPSARVVVLGYPHLYTIVSGCVGIGNTKRTALNSAADTLDQVAGAAARRAGFVFSDVRDEFAGHELCSGDGWINGVTVPLGSSYHPTAKGHANGYLPAFAGAVAPALAR; encoded by the coding sequence ATGCGCCGTTCCCGCCTCTGCCAGGCCGCCGCCGGAACCGCCGCGGTCCTCGCCGCGTCCCTTGCAGCACCGGTCCAGGCCCGCGCCGCCGGGCCGGACTACGTCGCGCTCGGCGACTCCTACTCGTCCGGGACGGGGGCCGGTTCCTACGACCCCGCGTCCGGCGACTGCCAGCGCAGCGCCAACGCCTACCCGCGCCGCTGGGCCGCCGCCCACGCGCACTCGTCGTTCGCCTTCGCGGCCTGCTCGGGCGCGACGACCGCGACGGTCGCGAGCGGCCAGCTCGGCTCGCTGGCGGCGAAGACCGACCTGGTCAGCATCACCGTCGGCGGCAACGACGCGGGATTCGCCCGCGTCATGCAGACGTGCGTGCTGCAGTCCGCGACGAGCTGCCAGAACGCCGTCGCGGGCGCGCGGACGTTCGCCGAGCAGACGCTGCCGGGCAGGCTGGACGGCCTGTTCGCCGCGATCCGCCGCCGGTCGCCGTCCGCGCGGGTCGTCGTGCTCGGCTACCCGCACCTCTACACGATCGTCAGCGGCTGCGTCGGCATCGGCAACACCAAGCGGACGGCCCTCAACTCGGCGGCCGACACGCTCGACCAGGTCGCCGGGGCCGCCGCGCGCCGCGCCGGGTTCGTCTTCTCCGACGTCCGCGACGAGTTCGCCGGGCACGAGCTGTGCTCGGGCGACGGCTGGATCAACGGCGTGACCGTCCCGCTGGGCTCGTCCTACCACCCGACCGCCAAGGGTCACGCGAACGGGTACCTGCCCGCGTTCGCCGGGGCGGTCGCGCCCGCGCTCGCGCGCTGA
- a CDS encoding acyl-CoA synthetase produces the protein MDLGQIAARTPGRPAVVMAGSGRVVTYRELDEESNRLARLFHAAGLRPGDHIALLLENHPLFLAVTWAAQRSGLYYTAVGTRLGADEAAYIVDDCGALAFVTSAALAGVAAPAAERAPRVRLRLMLDGTAPGFASYEESTAAFPPLPLDRELEGADMLYSSGTTGRPKGVKPPLPDVPFGTPGPLYQLVSLLFPPGEDAVYLSPAPLYHAAPLRYSMAFQRFGATVVVQEKFDPEASLAAVERYGVTHSQWVPTMFVRMLKLPEDVRTRYDVSTLRYAIHAAAPCPVPVKRRMLEWWGPILHEYYAGTEGNCFVYASPEDWLAHPGTVGRPLLGQVHVCDDDGRELPPGTDGTLYFGDGPAFAYHGDPAGTAAARDPGGRGWTTLGDIGHVDADGFVYLTDRRAYTIISGGVNVYPQEAENVLVVHPKVADAAVFGIPDAEMGEAVHAVVQPADPSAAGPELAAELIAHCRDRLAHYKCPRSVDFRTELPRHPTGKLLKRLLRDEYRPS, from the coding sequence ATGGACCTGGGGCAGATCGCCGCGCGTACGCCCGGCCGGCCCGCCGTCGTCATGGCGGGCTCGGGACGGGTCGTGACCTACCGGGAACTGGACGAGGAGTCCAACCGGCTCGCGCGGCTGTTCCACGCCGCCGGCCTGCGCCCCGGCGACCACATCGCGCTGCTGCTGGAGAACCATCCGCTGTTCCTCGCGGTCACATGGGCGGCGCAGCGGTCCGGCCTGTACTACACGGCCGTCGGCACACGGCTCGGCGCCGACGAGGCCGCCTACATCGTCGACGACTGCGGGGCGCTGGCGTTCGTCACCAGCGCCGCGCTGGCCGGCGTCGCGGCGCCCGCCGCCGAGCGGGCGCCGCGCGTCCGGCTGCGGCTGATGCTCGACGGCACGGCGCCCGGGTTCGCGTCCTACGAGGAGAGCACGGCCGCCTTCCCCCCGCTTCCGCTCGACCGGGAGCTGGAGGGGGCGGACATGCTGTACTCGTCGGGCACCACGGGCCGTCCGAAGGGCGTGAAGCCGCCGCTGCCGGACGTCCCGTTCGGCACTCCGGGGCCGCTCTACCAACTCGTCTCGCTGCTGTTCCCGCCCGGCGAGGACGCGGTGTACCTGTCGCCCGCCCCGCTCTACCACGCCGCGCCGCTGCGCTACAGCATGGCGTTCCAGCGGTTCGGTGCGACGGTCGTCGTTCAGGAGAAGTTCGATCCGGAGGCATCGCTCGCCGCTGTCGAGCGGTACGGCGTCACGCACAGCCAGTGGGTGCCGACGATGTTCGTCCGGATGCTGAAGCTGCCCGAGGACGTCCGCACCCGCTACGACGTCTCGACGCTGCGGTACGCGATCCACGCCGCCGCGCCGTGCCCCGTCCCGGTCAAACGGCGGATGCTGGAGTGGTGGGGGCCGATCCTGCACGAGTACTACGCCGGTACCGAAGGAAACTGCTTCGTCTACGCGAGCCCCGAGGACTGGCTCGCGCACCCCGGCACGGTGGGACGCCCGCTGCTCGGCCAGGTCCACGTGTGCGACGACGACGGCCGTGAACTCCCGCCCGGCACGGACGGCACGCTCTACTTCGGCGACGGCCCCGCGTTCGCCTACCACGGCGACCCGGCCGGGACGGCGGCGGCGCGCGACCCCGGCGGCCGTGGCTGGACCACGCTCGGCGACATCGGCCACGTGGACGCCGACGGGTTCGTGTACCTCACCGACCGCCGCGCGTACACGATCATCAGCGGCGGGGTGAACGTGTACCCGCAGGAGGCGGAGAACGTCCTCGTCGTCCATCCGAAGGTCGCCGACGCGGCCGTGTTCGGGATCCCGGACGCCGAGATGGGGGAGGCGGTCCACGCCGTCGTCCAGCCCGCCGACCCGTCGGCCGCCGGACCGGAGCTCGCCGCCGAGCTGATCGCCCACTGCCGGGACCGGCTCGCCCACTACAAGTGCCCGCGCTCGGTCGACTTCCGCACCGAACTGCCGCGCCACCCGACCGGCAAGCTGCTCAAACGGCTGCTGCGCGACGAGTACCGGCCGTCCTGA
- a CDS encoding alpha,alpha-trehalose-phosphate synthase (UDP-forming): protein MSRESEFVVVANRLPVDRVAGGNGWRRSPGGLVSAIAPVMRSRQGTWVGWSGAAGEELDPFVEDGMRLVPVQQTAEDVELYYEGFSNATLWPLYHDVIAPPVYDRAMWDAYVRVNERFAAAAAEVASEGAVVWVQDYQLQLVPAMLRALRPDLKIGFFLHIPFPPPELFYQLPWRRKILEGLLGADLVGFQLPGAAANFVRLCRRLLDARTVKQDVEWEGRRVRARAFPISVDVGELRELISRQEVRWRADEIRADLGGGIVLLGVDRLDYTKGITQRLQAFGELFADRELKPGEAVFAQIATPSRERVEQYQLLRDQIEQQVGRINGEYAELGSPVIHYLHTSYDREELAALFLAADVMVVTPLRDGMNLVAKEYVACREDLRGVLVLSEFAGAAPELRRGAFLVNPYDIDGLKETLLAAIRCEPAEQARRMRVMRKRVLEHDVDRWAAEFLDELEDPAAQPAG, encoded by the coding sequence GTGTCGCGCGAGAGCGAGTTCGTGGTGGTGGCCAACCGGCTTCCGGTGGACAGGGTGGCGGGCGGCAACGGATGGCGGCGCAGCCCCGGGGGATTGGTCAGCGCGATCGCCCCGGTCATGCGCAGCCGTCAAGGGACGTGGGTCGGATGGTCGGGCGCGGCGGGCGAGGAACTCGACCCGTTCGTGGAGGACGGGATGCGCCTCGTCCCCGTCCAGCAGACGGCCGAGGACGTCGAGCTGTACTACGAGGGCTTCTCCAACGCGACGTTGTGGCCGCTGTACCACGACGTCATCGCGCCGCCCGTCTATGACCGGGCGATGTGGGACGCCTACGTCCGCGTCAACGAGCGGTTCGCGGCGGCGGCGGCCGAGGTGGCGTCCGAGGGCGCGGTCGTGTGGGTGCAGGACTACCAGCTCCAGCTCGTCCCGGCGATGCTGCGCGCGCTCCGGCCCGACCTGAAGATCGGCTTCTTCCTGCACATCCCGTTCCCGCCGCCCGAGCTGTTCTACCAGCTCCCGTGGCGGCGCAAGATCCTCGAAGGGCTGCTCGGCGCGGACCTGGTCGGCTTCCAGCTCCCCGGCGCGGCGGCGAACTTCGTCCGGCTGTGCCGCCGCCTGCTGGACGCCCGCACCGTCAAGCAGGACGTGGAGTGGGAGGGCCGCCGGGTCCGGGCGCGGGCGTTCCCGATCTCGGTGGACGTGGGGGAGCTGCGCGAGCTGATCTCCCGCCAGGAGGTCCGCTGGCGGGCCGATGAGATCCGCGCGGACCTCGGCGGCGGGATCGTCCTGCTCGGCGTGGACCGGCTCGACTACACCAAGGGCATCACCCAGCGCCTCCAGGCGTTCGGCGAGCTGTTCGCCGACCGGGAGCTGAAGCCGGGGGAGGCGGTGTTCGCGCAGATCGCCACGCCGAGCCGCGAGCGCGTCGAGCAGTACCAGCTCCTGCGCGACCAGATCGAGCAGCAGGTCGGCCGGATCAACGGCGAGTACGCGGAGCTGGGGTCGCCCGTCATCCACTATCTGCACACGTCCTACGACCGCGAGGAGCTGGCGGCGCTGTTCCTCGCCGCGGACGTGATGGTCGTGACCCCGTTGCGGGACGGCATGAACCTCGTCGCCAAGGAGTACGTCGCGTGCCGTGAGGACCTGCGGGGCGTGCTCGTGCTGAGCGAGTTCGCCGGGGCCGCGCCCGAACTGCGGCGCGGGGCGTTCCTGGTCAACCCCTACGACATCGACGGGCTGAAGGAGACGCTGCTGGCGGCCATCCGCTGCGAGCCCGCCGAGCAGGCGCGCCGGATGCGCGTCATGCGCAAGCGCGTGCTGGAGCACGACGTGGACCGCTGGGCCGCAGAGTTCCTCGACGAGCTGGAGGACCCGGCCGCGCAGCCCGCCGGGTGA
- a CDS encoding DUF5999 family protein has product MPARFTKPCSHQPPCPQADGRDREAARVIATHPEQGWSLLCNGIVLFEDTGELLPDGRSVAPHRPAAAPPR; this is encoded by the coding sequence ATGCCCGCTCGCTTCACCAAGCCGTGCTCCCACCAGCCGCCGTGCCCGCAGGCCGACGGCCGCGACCGCGAGGCCGCGCGCGTCATCGCGACGCATCCCGAGCAGGGCTGGAGCCTGCTCTGCAACGGCATCGTCCTGTTCGAGGACACCGGCGAGCTGCTCCCCGACGGCCGGTCCGTGGCACCGCACCGTCCCGCCGCCGCACCGCCGCGCTGA
- a CDS encoding DUF397 domain-containing protein, whose product MKGQELPSTRPADLVWQKSRRSDPGGNCVELAELPGGDIAVRNSRYPDGPFLVYTRAEVEAFVGGAKDGDFDHMLVGSAG is encoded by the coding sequence ATGAAGGGGCAGGAGCTGCCGTCCACCAGGCCGGCCGACCTCGTGTGGCAGAAGAGCCGGCGGAGCGATCCCGGGGGCAACTGCGTGGAGCTGGCCGAACTCCCCGGCGGGGACATCGCGGTCCGCAACTCGCGCTATCCCGACGGCCCGTTCCTCGTCTACACGCGCGCGGAGGTCGAGGCCTTCGTCGGGGGCGCCAAGGACGGGGACTTCGACCACATGCTCGTCGGATCGGCGGGCTGA